In the genome of Bremerella sp. JC817, one region contains:
- a CDS encoding DUF1552 domain-containing protein — protein MKPISRRTLLKGTGAALALPWLESMVSSKALAAANSLAPMRMGIYSTVGGTVIESWKPEKAGALNELPSILRPMQAHKDKMLVLSGLAHHGRSKNVNAHEHCASMHLTAAAEVGKENGVPVTSISVDQMAAKHLGSQTYLPSLEMTTTPDEWKYSYRDQGEPVPYEMNPRVIFDRMFRGREPMAPDWQARAKRREESQARQAAAPADKSIDRHILDMVMEDAKRLRKKVGAYDQRKLDQYLASVESVERRIALVEAQAAEMMADGMGVPADIPKGLPSNAKEWDPIHQVSTQDPEMQSQVIDMMGELFVLALQTDTTRVATMAVGSDGSMMPGVVTVGFERHFHTLEHQGGNPDPRRSDPIAREACRQVSHWFVQHFARVVDKMAAVDEGGTSLLDNTLLMFTSYMADGGHHREDYPVMLVGNAQGTLNTGRHIAYPQGTPMANLFVEMLDRVGVKVGQFGDSVTSPGAAFGGRLPELF, from the coding sequence ATGAAACCGATTTCCCGCCGCACGCTGTTGAAAGGTACCGGTGCTGCGTTGGCTTTGCCATGGCTCGAATCGATGGTTTCGAGCAAAGCCCTGGCCGCTGCCAACAGCCTGGCTCCGATGCGGATGGGGATCTACTCGACCGTGGGCGGAACGGTGATTGAATCTTGGAAGCCAGAGAAAGCAGGGGCACTCAACGAGTTGCCTTCGATTCTCCGGCCGATGCAGGCCCACAAAGACAAGATGCTCGTGCTGTCCGGGCTGGCTCATCATGGCCGGTCGAAGAACGTCAACGCACACGAGCATTGTGCCTCGATGCACCTGACGGCTGCCGCGGAAGTGGGCAAAGAGAATGGTGTGCCGGTGACGTCGATCTCGGTCGATCAGATGGCCGCCAAGCATCTCGGTTCGCAGACCTATCTGCCGAGCCTTGAAATGACCACCACGCCAGACGAATGGAAGTATTCGTATCGCGATCAGGGAGAACCGGTCCCTTACGAAATGAATCCGCGCGTGATCTTCGATCGCATGTTCCGCGGCCGCGAACCGATGGCGCCCGATTGGCAGGCTCGTGCCAAGCGGCGGGAAGAAAGCCAGGCCCGTCAGGCGGCGGCACCGGCTGACAAGTCGATCGATCGTCACATCCTCGACATGGTGATGGAAGATGCCAAGCGTCTGCGAAAGAAGGTTGGCGCCTACGATCAACGCAAACTCGATCAGTACCTGGCCAGCGTCGAATCGGTCGAACGCCGGATCGCATTGGTCGAAGCCCAGGCCGCCGAGATGATGGCCGACGGCATGGGTGTGCCTGCCGACATTCCGAAGGGCTTACCGTCCAACGCCAAAGAATGGGATCCGATCCATCAGGTTTCGACCCAAGACCCAGAGATGCAGTCGCAGGTGATCGACATGATGGGCGAACTATTTGTTCTTGCCCTGCAAACCGACACCACCCGCGTCGCCACCATGGCGGTCGGGAGCGATGGCTCGATGATGCCAGGCGTGGTGACCGTCGGTTTCGAGCGGCACTTCCATACGCTCGAACATCAAGGAGGTAATCCTGATCCACGCCGCAGCGATCCGATTGCTCGTGAAGCTTGCCGCCAGGTGAGCCACTGGTTCGTACAGCACTTTGCCCGTGTGGTCGATAAGATGGCCGCCGTCGACGAAGGAGGCACGAGCCTGCTCGACAACACGCTGCTGATGTTTACCAGCTATATGGCGGACGGTGGTCATCACCGCGAAGACTATCCGGTGATGCTGGTGGGCAATGCTCAAGGCACGCTCAATACCGGGCGACACATCGCTTACCCGCAAGGAACGCCAATGGCGAACTTGTTTGTCGAGATGCTCGACCGGGTCGGCGTGAAAGTGGGCCAGTTCGGCGACAGTGTCACCTCGCCAGGAGCCGCCTTCGGTGGTCGGCTCCCGGAACTGTTTTAA
- a CDS encoding DUF1592 domain-containing protein encodes MRSCRTNYVCILLLGCLGSTVGFDVRAEEPQTSSLSRSVEQFHADIVPILDQHCVHCHTADSPAGNVTLDEIDSPEQLYAHIRTWLKVARTQRDQFMPPQDEDQPTDAQRQALITWAETLGQQLDQKPQTDPGAIVFRRLNRLQYNNTLRDLLGVDYDVATAVGLPEDPVAFGFNNIGTALEVPPLLLEKYLAAADEMLARAVDTKPASTTFDIAEVPYKLEGELPEGKGKDGPIPPATELVDGYRLFRLNSTHHFPLKIEKEGTYRLELAAWGHKGPKWAKWQPDLAIGVNGQNRKSISVLGTRENPGVEVITLRLPAGEIDLSIEFLNAEVGPAWSENDHRFKHMGWKSLTVTGPVSPQGIIPSKEAHDKIFIAEPSSKLPARDAAHQIVKSFATRAFRRPVEADEVDRLLVLFDMAQAEGANFEESVRYSMKAVLVSPSFLFRIEPAAEGDQPQPIDDYALASRLSYFLWNTMPDEELFRLAESQQLHQPEVLRKQVARLLADEHSKVFVHDFAEQWLQLDELEHALPSEEFFPEFTARTRHAMRTEVLLFMEHLVQENQSAIDLLDADYSFTNRDLTSIYRYGGYQQEFQKAEINKRRNPERGGLLGMGGILTMTSHVSRNSPTRRGKWVLDVIIGDPPAPPPANVEQIDEGSDKNQAKSFRELLSLHADESSTCAGCHRKMDPLGFALDQFNPIGRFEREREGEPVNSTGILPGGRQVDGVVELKAILLEQKPRFVRNLTEHLMTYALGRELTFEDRPAVAQIVERAAANDFKMQELIYGIIESYPFQYRRGFQQQVASAP; translated from the coding sequence GTGCGATCTTGCCGGACCAACTACGTCTGCATTCTTCTGTTGGGATGCCTTGGGTCAACCGTCGGTTTCGACGTGAGGGCCGAAGAGCCGCAAACTTCGTCGTTATCGCGAAGTGTCGAGCAGTTTCATGCCGACATCGTACCCATTCTCGACCAACACTGCGTTCATTGCCACACGGCTGACTCGCCGGCAGGGAACGTGACCCTCGATGAGATCGATTCGCCTGAGCAGCTTTACGCCCACATTCGCACTTGGCTGAAGGTGGCACGCACGCAGCGCGATCAGTTTATGCCACCTCAGGACGAGGACCAACCAACCGATGCCCAGCGGCAAGCCTTGATCACTTGGGCCGAGACCCTTGGCCAGCAGCTGGACCAAAAGCCGCAGACCGATCCTGGTGCAATCGTCTTTCGTCGGTTGAATCGTTTGCAATACAACAACACCCTGCGTGATTTACTGGGTGTCGATTACGACGTCGCCACGGCGGTCGGTTTGCCAGAAGATCCGGTAGCGTTCGGTTTCAACAACATTGGTACTGCCCTCGAAGTTCCGCCGCTGCTGCTTGAGAAGTACCTGGCAGCCGCCGACGAGATGCTGGCGCGGGCCGTCGACACCAAGCCTGCCTCAACCACATTCGACATCGCCGAAGTTCCCTACAAACTGGAAGGCGAGCTTCCGGAAGGAAAAGGGAAAGATGGCCCGATTCCTCCAGCGACCGAATTGGTCGATGGCTACCGGCTGTTTCGCTTGAACAGCACCCATCACTTTCCGCTGAAGATCGAGAAAGAAGGCACCTACCGGTTAGAACTAGCGGCGTGGGGTCACAAAGGCCCGAAGTGGGCGAAATGGCAACCTGACCTGGCGATTGGTGTGAATGGTCAGAACCGCAAATCGATCTCGGTGCTCGGTACCCGGGAAAATCCCGGCGTCGAGGTCATCACGCTGCGATTGCCTGCTGGTGAGATCGACCTGTCGATCGAATTCCTCAACGCGGAAGTCGGCCCGGCCTGGTCCGAGAACGATCATCGCTTCAAACACATGGGCTGGAAATCGCTGACGGTGACCGGGCCGGTCTCGCCGCAAGGCATCATCCCCAGCAAGGAAGCCCACGATAAGATCTTCATCGCTGAACCTTCCTCGAAGCTGCCAGCGCGAGACGCGGCTCACCAAATCGTGAAATCGTTTGCGACGCGAGCCTTTCGCCGACCGGTCGAAGCGGACGAAGTCGATCGCCTGCTAGTGCTGTTCGACATGGCCCAGGCCGAAGGAGCGAACTTCGAGGAAAGCGTTCGTTACTCCATGAAAGCTGTGTTGGTTTCGCCGTCGTTTCTGTTTCGCATCGAGCCAGCCGCCGAGGGGGACCAGCCTCAGCCGATCGACGACTACGCGTTGGCCTCACGTTTGAGCTACTTCCTGTGGAACACGATGCCGGACGAAGAACTCTTTCGCCTGGCCGAAAGCCAACAGCTACATCAACCAGAGGTACTGCGAAAACAAGTCGCGCGGCTGTTGGCGGATGAACACTCGAAGGTCTTCGTCCACGACTTCGCCGAACAGTGGCTGCAACTGGACGAATTGGAACATGCCCTGCCGAGCGAAGAGTTCTTTCCGGAGTTCACCGCTCGGACCCGCCATGCCATGCGGACCGAGGTGTTGTTGTTCATGGAACACCTGGTGCAAGAGAATCAAAGTGCGATCGACCTGTTGGACGCCGACTATTCGTTCACCAATCGCGACCTGACCAGCATCTATCGCTATGGCGGGTACCAGCAAGAGTTCCAGAAGGCCGAGATCAACAAGCGTCGCAATCCGGAACGGGGCGGTTTGCTCGGTATGGGAGGCATCCTGACGATGACCTCGCACGTGTCGCGAAACAGTCCGACCCGCCGCGGCAAATGGGTTTTGGATGTCATCATCGGAGATCCGCCTGCTCCGCCACCCGCCAATGTCGAGCAGATCGACGAAGGGTCCGACAAGAATCAGGCCAAGAGTTTTCGCGAACTGCTATCGCTGCATGCAGACGAATCCTCGACTTGTGCCGGATGCCACCGAAAAATGGATCCACTCGGATTCGCGCTGGATCAGTTCAATCCGATTGGCCGATTTGAACGAGAGCGAGAAGGCGAGCCGGTCAATTCGACCGGCATCCTTCCTGGCGGTCGGCAAGTCGATGGTGTCGTCGAACTGAAGGCCATTTTGCTGGAGCAGAAACCACGCTTCGTGCGAAACCTGACCGAACATTTGATGACGTATGCCCTCGGCCGCGAGCTGACCTTTGAAGACCGTCCGGCGGTTGCTCAGATTGTCGAGCGAGCCGCCGCGAACGACTTCAAGATGCAAGAGTTGATCTACGGCATCATCGAGAGTTATCCCTTCCAGTATCGTCGCGGCTTCCAGCAACAAGTCGCCTCCGCACCTTAG
- a CDS encoding zinc-binding dehydrogenase — MELQDYDLGELKPGYAKVALKAAALNHRDYWITQGLYPGIELPKVLGSDGAGVVQQVGDAKDDNWLDQEVIINPGWDWGTSEAAQSPQFTILGMPHNGTFTTHIHAPVEMLRAKPKHLSWEEAAALPLAGVTAFRATMSQGQLRPGEKVLVSGIGGGVATLALQFAVAIGAEVAVTSSSEAKIAKAKEMGATCGFNYKEEGWQKQAAEKFGRPNLIIDSAAGKGYANLIDLAAPGCRIVNYGATTGPPESVDMFKVFWNQLKLIGSTMGSPADFRGMLELVEKHEIRPIVDQVFSLAQGNEALARMEQGEQFGKIVLRI; from the coding sequence TTGGAGCTCCAAGATTATGACTTAGGGGAACTCAAACCGGGATACGCCAAGGTCGCATTGAAAGCGGCTGCTTTGAATCACCGCGATTACTGGATTACCCAGGGCCTTTATCCAGGGATCGAACTACCCAAAGTGCTCGGTTCGGACGGGGCGGGTGTCGTTCAGCAAGTCGGCGACGCCAAGGATGACAATTGGCTCGACCAAGAGGTGATCATCAATCCAGGCTGGGATTGGGGAACCAGCGAAGCCGCCCAGTCGCCGCAATTCACGATCCTGGGGATGCCGCACAACGGCACATTCACCACGCACATCCATGCCCCGGTCGAAATGCTGCGAGCCAAGCCGAAGCATCTCAGTTGGGAAGAAGCCGCTGCGTTGCCTCTGGCAGGTGTGACTGCGTTTCGCGCGACCATGTCGCAAGGTCAGCTTCGTCCTGGCGAAAAGGTTTTGGTAAGTGGCATCGGCGGCGGTGTCGCTACGCTGGCTCTTCAGTTCGCCGTGGCGATCGGCGCGGAAGTGGCCGTGACGTCTTCGAGCGAAGCGAAGATTGCCAAAGCGAAAGAGATGGGGGCGACGTGCGGCTTCAATTACAAAGAAGAAGGTTGGCAGAAGCAAGCCGCCGAGAAGTTCGGTCGGCCGAATCTGATCATCGATAGCGCTGCCGGAAAAGGGTATGCGAACCTGATCGATCTGGCCGCGCCAGGCTGCCGCATCGTGAACTACGGCGCGACGACTGGCCCACCGGAGTCGGTTGACATGTTCAAAGTGTTCTGGAATCAGTTGAAGCTGATTGGTTCGACGATGGGCTCTCCGGCCGATTTCCGTGGCATGCTCGAACTGGTCGAGAAGCACGAGATTCGTCCGATCGTCGATCAGGTGTTCAGCCTGGCCCAAGGGAACGAAGCCTTGGCCCGGATGGAACAAGGGGAACAGTTCGGCAAGATCGTCCTTCGCATCTGA
- a CDS encoding aldo/keto reductase — protein MKNRPLGKSGIEASVVAFGAWAIGGWTWGGADEKESIAAIHAFLDAGGNLIDTAPMYGFGVSEEVVGKAIADRRDKVVLATKCSMRWDLNDQQKKRAAKRFSTTKENVDWNGEPTKESFDVYIYSGKDGIREEVERSLKRLQTDVIDLYQTHWQMDDTPIAERMETLMELKKEGKIRAIGVCNATNEEMNAYRQFGQLDTDQEKYSMLDRDLEATNLDYCASNDLAFLAYSPLSQGLLTGKITADRKYEDGDQRNFKPRFNPENVAKVQAMLEPMRAIAEKHDATLAQLTMAWTLAQRGCSHVLCGARTPAQAVDNAKAGSVELSDAELVEISKAVASYDGI, from the coding sequence ATGAAGAATCGTCCTTTGGGCAAATCAGGAATCGAAGCCTCGGTCGTCGCGTTTGGAGCATGGGCGATAGGTGGTTGGACGTGGGGTGGGGCCGATGAAAAAGAATCGATCGCGGCCATTCACGCGTTCCTCGACGCAGGTGGCAACCTGATCGATACCGCTCCGATGTATGGCTTTGGCGTCAGCGAAGAAGTGGTGGGCAAGGCGATTGCCGATCGCCGCGACAAGGTTGTCTTGGCGACCAAGTGCAGCATGCGGTGGGATCTGAACGACCAACAGAAGAAGCGGGCCGCCAAGCGATTCAGCACGACCAAAGAAAATGTCGACTGGAACGGCGAGCCCACGAAGGAAAGCTTCGACGTCTATATCTACAGCGGCAAGGATGGTATCCGTGAAGAAGTCGAACGTAGCTTGAAGCGACTGCAGACCGACGTGATCGACTTGTACCAGACGCACTGGCAAATGGACGACACACCCATCGCCGAGCGAATGGAAACGCTTATGGAGCTGAAGAAGGAAGGCAAGATCCGCGCGATTGGTGTCTGCAATGCGACCAACGAAGAAATGAACGCTTATCGCCAGTTCGGTCAGTTGGATACCGATCAGGAAAAGTACTCGATGCTTGATCGCGATCTGGAAGCGACCAATCTCGATTACTGTGCCAGCAACGATCTCGCGTTTCTCGCCTACAGCCCCTTGAGCCAAGGCTTGCTGACCGGCAAAATCACCGCCGATCGCAAGTACGAAGATGGGGATCAGCGCAACTTCAAGCCGCGCTTCAACCCAGAGAACGTCGCCAAGGTTCAAGCGATGCTCGAACCGATGCGTGCCATCGCCGAAAAGCATGACGCCACGCTCGCTCAGTTGACCATGGCTTGGACACTGGCCCAGCGTGGTTGTTCGCACGTCCTGTGTGGTGCTCGCACCCCAGCCCAGGCCGTCGACAACGCCAAGGCTGGCAGCGTCGAGCTCAGCGATGCCGAGCTGGTTGAAATCAGCAAGGCGGTTGCCAGCTACGACGGAATCTAG
- a CDS encoding VOC family protein, whose product MLPQPMIAVHDVPASSRWYQQLLGCESGHGGDEYEMIVNDRGTLVLQLHRWEAHEHPFMGDPSKKPYGNGALLWFESPAFDEAVARAQQMNAEIVDGPLFNLNAQHREIWVRDPDGYIVVIASPFGEASG is encoded by the coding sequence ATGCTACCCCAACCGATGATTGCCGTTCACGATGTCCCTGCCAGCAGTCGCTGGTATCAACAACTGCTCGGTTGCGAGAGTGGGCATGGAGGAGACGAGTACGAAATGATCGTCAACGATCGAGGAACTCTCGTCCTACAACTGCATCGCTGGGAAGCGCACGAACATCCGTTCATGGGCGACCCGAGTAAGAAGCCGTATGGCAACGGGGCTCTGCTTTGGTTCGAGAGCCCCGCGTTTGATGAGGCCGTGGCCCGAGCCCAGCAAATGAATGCCGAGATCGTCGACGGTCCGTTATTTAATCTCAACGCACAACATCGCGAGATCTGGGTGCGTGACCCCGACGGCTACATCGTCGTGATCGCCTCCCCCTTTGGGGAGGCGTCGGGTTAA
- a CDS encoding ribonuclease E inhibitor RraB has product MFDPDAKAVTAQALELIEADGSDLSQPLEMDFFIAVPSQQSGEQIAEEARKIGFETSVEQDEESGEWTCYCTKTILASVDTVFDIEETLDDLAEPFGGYSDGFGTFGNKDEE; this is encoded by the coding sequence ATGTTCGATCCTGATGCCAAAGCTGTGACCGCCCAAGCCCTCGAGCTGATCGAAGCAGACGGTTCCGATCTTTCTCAGCCGCTGGAGATGGACTTCTTTATCGCTGTGCCAAGTCAGCAGTCAGGCGAACAGATCGCCGAGGAAGCCCGCAAGATCGGCTTCGAGACCAGCGTCGAACAAGACGAAGAGTCTGGCGAATGGACCTGCTACTGCACCAAGACCATTCTGGCCAGCGTCGACACAGTGTTCGACATTGAAGAAACACTGGATGATCTGGCCGAACCGTTTGGTGGCTACAGTGACGGCTTCGGAACCTTCGGCAACAAAGACGAAGAGTAG
- a CDS encoding sulfatase-like hydrolase/transferase has product MLRVLSFASMLLLLFAAPLLASDKPNVIFILADDQGSIDAGCYGSKDLHTPHMDSLAVHGVRMTQFYSAAPVCSPSRAGALTGRWPVRAGVPNNCSSKQGGGGALPSEEITMAEMFKAAGYTTAHIGKWHIGYTPDTMPLAQGFDYSIGHMGGCIDNYSHFFYWNGPNRHDLWRNGKEVYEDGRYFPQLMADEAGEFIEKYHDQPFFIYYAMNTPHYPYQGEAKWLEHFQDVKYPRNLYAAFIASQDERIGQLLAKLDKLDLRKNTIIIYQSDNGYSTEERAHFGGGKSGPYRGAKFSMFEGGIRLPGIISWPGHLPEGEVRDQMAHSCDWLPTLAELTGVKVPETHLDGRSMVEMLNNAGAQSPHFNHPLHWQVGTGKNAAWAVRAGDWKLIANTRDTNENAGNASFKLFLANIAEDPGETTNLADQHPDIVARLTKLHDEEITP; this is encoded by the coding sequence ATGTTACGTGTTTTGTCGTTCGCAAGCATGCTGCTGCTTCTGTTTGCCGCTCCTCTTTTGGCGAGCGACAAGCCCAACGTCATTTTCATCCTGGCGGACGATCAAGGTTCGATCGATGCCGGGTGTTATGGCTCGAAAGACTTGCACACGCCTCACATGGATTCGCTGGCCGTGCATGGCGTCCGTATGACGCAGTTTTATTCGGCAGCGCCGGTCTGCTCTCCTTCCCGTGCGGGGGCACTCACCGGACGCTGGCCCGTTCGTGCTGGCGTGCCGAACAACTGTTCGTCGAAGCAAGGTGGCGGCGGTGCTTTGCCGAGCGAAGAGATCACCATGGCCGAGATGTTCAAGGCTGCCGGTTACACGACGGCCCACATCGGCAAGTGGCACATCGGCTATACGCCAGACACGATGCCGTTGGCCCAGGGGTTCGATTATTCGATCGGGCACATGGGTGGCTGTATCGACAACTACTCGCACTTCTTCTATTGGAACGGACCGAATCGTCACGACCTGTGGCGGAACGGAAAGGAAGTCTACGAAGATGGTCGCTACTTCCCGCAGTTGATGGCGGACGAAGCCGGCGAGTTCATCGAGAAGTATCACGACCAGCCATTCTTCATCTACTATGCGATGAACACGCCTCACTACCCTTACCAGGGCGAAGCGAAGTGGCTCGAGCATTTCCAGGACGTGAAGTACCCACGCAATCTGTACGCTGCGTTTATTGCTTCGCAGGATGAACGGATCGGGCAACTGCTGGCCAAGCTCGATAAGCTCGACCTGCGGAAGAACACGATCATCATCTATCAGTCAGACAATGGTTACTCGACGGAAGAACGTGCCCACTTCGGCGGCGGCAAAAGTGGTCCTTACCGTGGTGCCAAGTTCAGCATGTTTGAAGGAGGCATTCGCTTGCCGGGCATCATCAGTTGGCCAGGGCATTTGCCGGAAGGGGAAGTCCGCGATCAAATGGCTCACTCGTGCGACTGGCTGCCAACCTTGGCGGAACTGACTGGTGTGAAGGTGCCAGAGACGCACCTCGACGGCCGCTCGATGGTCGAGATGTTGAACAACGCGGGTGCCCAGAGTCCTCACTTCAATCATCCGCTGCACTGGCAAGTGGGAACCGGAAAGAATGCTGCCTGGGCGGTTCGTGCTGGCGATTGGAAATTGATTGCCAACACCCGCGATACGAACGAGAACGCTGGCAATGCGTCGTTCAAATTGTTCCTGGCCAACATCGCCGAGGATCCTGGCGAAACGACCAACCTCGCTGACCAACACCCCGACATCGTCGCTCGCCTGACCAAGCTTCACGACGAAGAGATCACTCCTTAG
- a CDS encoding sulfatase-like hydrolase/transferase, whose translation MPRLIALVLLLSLAAPALAAAPKRPNFLIIYTDDLGYGDVSTYHTSDVHSPHIDKLAAEGMTFMQMRANCTVCSPSRAALLTGRYPDLVGVPGVIRTNETNSWGYLKPGIPTLADELKKQGYATACIGKWHLGLESPNTPNERGFDHFHGFLGDMMDSYTTHRREGHNYMRLNQKEIDPPGHATDLFAEWAADYFSARAQHADEPFFLYLAFNAPHFPIEPPKEYLEAVKQAQPDLDDKRAKNVAFVHHLDDAVGKVLASLEQNGFAENTVVYFGSDNGGSLPHAQNNDPWRDGKQSHYDGGLKVPFFVRWPGHVSPGSRSDYQGMNFDIFPTFLQLAGATPAADLNAVSLVPLLEGKPMPSGSRDLYFVRREGGARYGGKAYQAIIRDGWKLMQNDPYSPLELYHLQEDPQEQTNLAKSAPKKFRELQQAMQKQIQAAGSVPWQP comes from the coding sequence ATGCCACGCCTGATCGCTCTTGTGCTGCTGTTGTCGCTCGCTGCGCCGGCTCTGGCCGCCGCGCCGAAGCGACCGAACTTCCTGATCATTTATACCGACGATCTCGGGTACGGCGATGTTTCGACCTACCATACGTCGGATGTCCATTCGCCCCACATCGATAAGCTGGCGGCGGAAGGGATGACCTTCATGCAGATGCGGGCCAACTGCACCGTCTGCTCTCCTTCGCGGGCCGCGCTGTTGACGGGGCGCTATCCTGATTTGGTCGGTGTGCCAGGGGTGATTCGGACGAATGAGACCAACTCGTGGGGTTACTTGAAGCCGGGCATTCCGACGCTGGCCGACGAACTGAAGAAGCAAGGCTACGCGACCGCGTGCATCGGTAAGTGGCATCTCGGATTGGAATCTCCGAACACACCGAACGAGCGCGGCTTCGATCACTTCCATGGTTTCCTTGGCGACATGATGGACAGCTACACGACCCATCGCCGCGAGGGGCACAACTACATGCGGCTTAATCAGAAAGAGATTGATCCGCCAGGACACGCGACCGATCTGTTCGCGGAGTGGGCTGCCGACTACTTCTCGGCTCGGGCCCAGCATGCGGACGAGCCGTTCTTTTTGTACCTCGCTTTCAACGCGCCCCACTTTCCGATCGAGCCCCCCAAGGAATACCTCGAAGCGGTGAAGCAGGCCCAGCCTGACTTAGACGACAAGCGGGCCAAGAACGTCGCCTTCGTACATCATCTGGACGACGCGGTCGGCAAGGTTCTGGCATCGCTCGAACAGAACGGCTTCGCGGAAAACACCGTCGTCTACTTCGGCAGCGACAACGGCGGAAGCCTGCCACATGCCCAAAACAACGATCCTTGGCGCGACGGCAAACAAAGTCACTACGACGGCGGCCTGAAGGTTCCGTTCTTCGTTCGCTGGCCAGGGCATGTTTCGCCCGGCAGTCGCTCGGACTATCAAGGGATGAACTTCGACATCTTCCCAACCTTCCTCCAGTTGGCCGGTGCAACCCCAGCGGCCGACTTGAACGCGGTCAGCCTGGTGCCACTGCTGGAAGGGAAACCGATGCCCTCAGGCTCGCGCGATCTTTACTTCGTGCGTCGTGAAGGAGGCGCACGTTACGGAGGCAAAGCGTACCAGGCGATCATTCGCGATGGCTGGAAACTGATGCAGAACGATCCGTACTCGCCGCTGGAGTTGTATCACCTGCAGGAAGATCCGCAGGAACAAACCAACCTGGCCAAGTCCGCTCCGAAGAAGTTCCGCGAACTGCAACAAGCCATGCAGAAACAAATCCAAGCCGCCGGCAGCGTGCCGTGGCAACCGTGA
- a CDS encoding sulfatase, producing MLARYLLASLLVLIGLFSPASAADRPNFILFIADDVSWNDFGCYGNETARTPNIDALASHGVKFTNAYLTASSCSPSRCSIVTGRYPHNNGPASELHRPLPDHLIKFPKLLQEAGYYTALAGKDHMPQDNANENAVWNDKRGTNVPGNSGGEGHWLDIVQKRPKDKPFFFWFAATDAHRGWDADRQWQEDNYGPKHQPEGVTVPPYLRDAPATRDDLASYYNEITRFDYYIGKVVAELKKQDALDNTMIIVMADNGRPFPRAKTRVHDSGMKTPFVVSFPKDVAQPGRTCDQLVSAIDICPTILQLAGVNVPEQAQGVSFAKLLEDPQGKSARKLAFSEHNWHDYEAHGRSVRNGDGLLYVRNARPEKAWLGPADAVSSPSHQDLVAAKEDLTPAQADLFLQPRSGEELFDTNLDPLQVQNLVGDPKYAKQLAEMRQAMDAWQKETGDSVPTDYTIDFYDRETGYTDRKTGQRIKGDRPYGDWAGKENNAAKINASGPK from the coding sequence ATGCTTGCACGCTACTTGCTTGCGTCTCTGTTGGTCCTGATTGGCTTGTTTTCGCCTGCCTCTGCCGCTGATCGACCCAATTTCATCTTGTTCATTGCCGACGACGTGAGCTGGAACGACTTCGGTTGCTATGGCAACGAAACGGCTCGCACGCCCAACATCGATGCCTTGGCTTCGCACGGGGTCAAGTTCACCAACGCCTATCTGACTGCCAGCAGCTGCAGCCCCAGCCGGTGTAGCATCGTCACTGGTCGCTACCCGCATAACAATGGCCCAGCGAGCGAACTGCACCGACCGCTGCCAGACCACTTGATCAAGTTCCCAAAGCTGCTGCAGGAGGCGGGCTATTACACCGCCTTGGCAGGCAAAGATCACATGCCGCAAGACAACGCCAACGAGAACGCCGTTTGGAACGATAAGCGGGGAACGAACGTGCCGGGCAACTCCGGCGGGGAAGGGCACTGGCTCGACATCGTTCAGAAGCGTCCGAAAGACAAGCCGTTCTTCTTTTGGTTCGCCGCGACCGATGCCCATCGTGGCTGGGACGCCGACCGCCAATGGCAAGAGGACAACTACGGTCCGAAGCATCAGCCAGAAGGCGTGACCGTTCCTCCTTACCTGCGTGATGCCCCGGCCACGCGTGACGACCTGGCTTCGTACTACAACGAGATCACCCGCTTCGATTACTACATCGGCAAGGTCGTTGCAGAGCTCAAGAAGCAAGACGCCTTGGACAACACGATGATCATCGTCATGGCCGACAACGGCCGACCATTCCCGCGTGCCAAGACGCGCGTCCACGACAGCGGAATGAAGACGCCATTCGTGGTTTCGTTCCCGAAGGATGTCGCTCAGCCAGGACGTACTTGCGATCAACTGGTCAGTGCGATCGACATCTGCCCAACCATCCTGCAGTTGGCTGGCGTGAACGTCCCAGAGCAGGCCCAAGGGGTCAGCTTCGCGAAGTTGCTGGAAGATCCTCAAGGCAAGTCGGCGCGTAAGCTCGCCTTCAGCGAACATAACTGGCACGACTACGAAGCCCACGGTCGCTCGGTCCGCAACGGCGATGGCCTGTTGTATGTCCGGAATGCTCGGCCTGAAAAGGCCTGGCTCGGCCCTGCCGATGCGGTCAGCTCTCCTTCGCACCAAGATCTGGTCGCAGCCAAAGAGGACCTGACGCCTGCCCAGGCCGATCTCTTCCTGCAACCACGTTCCGGCGAAGAACTGTTCGACACCAATCTGGATCCCCTGCAGGTGCAGAACCTGGTCGGCGATCCGAAGTATGCCAAGCAGTTGGCCGAGATGCGTCAGGCAATGGATGCGTGGCAGAAGGAAACAGGGGACAGCGTCCCGACCGATTACACCATCGATTTCTACGATCGTGAAACGGGCTATACCGACCGCAAAACGGGTCAACGCATCAAGGGAGATCGGCCTTACGGCGATTGGGCGGGCAAAGAAAACAACGCGGCGAAGATCAACGCCAGCGGCCCGAAGTAA